GCTCTCTTGGCCTCCCAGCCATGGCTCAAGGACTTATGCCTTTCATTCGCATTGTCCAAGCTGCTTACGCGCCGGTTCGCCAAGGCTCATATCGCTGAGTCTGGCTCTGCCAAGGCATTTAGTTTTGTCTTGGATGTGCTGCTTAACAATGGCAGCGCTGACAGGGTATTCAGAGTGATGGCAGATGAGATCTCCTTCATCCTTGATTTTTACTATTCATCATTGCCAACTTCAAACTTTGGGCGACTTCTGCCAATTCTCAATTTCATCGTCTCCCTCTCAGTTATAGGCTGGTGCATAACTGGGGGCGCTATCATATCAGAGCATTACAGTGTTCACAGCCACCGTAACCAGATATACTGCAGGCCAGAACCTATGTCGTCGTGCATGTTTCCACCCCAGTACTTAAATGATGGCTACCGAATAGCATTCGGCAGCATACATTTTAACACTCTACCCACATTATCACTTTTCGCAGCCGTCATAGTCGCAGAGGCATGGCAGATTGTGTCATACTTGTGCTCCAACTGGGTCAAGGTAACCATGCTTTGCCACTATATGACCCATGCGTCCTGGCAGGAATCCCCTCGTGTGCAGAGATGGCTTGGTGTTCTTATGAAACTGAGAATCAGGTTCAGAAGGAGCTGGAGCGATCACATCGGACAGAGGTCGCTACTACCACCAAGTATAGGGCGGCAGTATGCATGCCGGACGATGATGTGCCGACTCTTCTTTTGCTTCTCTGACCAAAAGATgcagtatgtcaaagtgccaatagAGGTGAAGGCTGCCATCGTCGACGCGCTTAGAAGGAGCAATGGTACCCTGACCAAAGGGACGGCAGCGCTCGACAAGCACAGCAGTATTATTGGCAACAGCCTCCGATGGGCATGTGAAGGGCAAGGCACATCCGATGTTATCCTCGCCTGGCACATCGCCACTGGCATGGTTGAGACCTCTACCTGCAGCAGCATTCGCTCATCGGCCGCCAATGCCAACAGGGCCGTCGCTATGCATCTGTCCCGGTACTGCGCCTACTTGGTGGCTGAGGCTCCTCAGCTGCTGCCAGATAACAAGGAATGGTCAGGGAAACTTTACAAGACGGTGAGCAAAGACATCAAGCATGCACATGTTGTAGGCGATGCCATAACCATGGCTGCTCGTCTCGGTGACAGATGCGAGCACGAGGTGGTGAAGATGGGCCTGAGGTTGGGAAAGCAGCTCATGGAGTTGGTTCAAGATGATGAGGACGCAAGCTGGGCTCTCTTGGCCAGCTTCTGGTCTGAGATCGTGCTCTACGTGGCTCCCTCTGATGACCTCAAGGCGCACAAGGAGGCCATCGCCCACGGTACCGAGCTCCTGACGCTGATCTGGGCATTGCTCGCGCATGCTGGGATCACTACCAGGCCAAGCTCTACCGGTAATGCTGCTTAATTGCATTAGGTACCTGCAGCATTAGCCTGCAGTTATTGTAAGTTTTATGTAGTGTCTCGGGTGAGCACAACTTGTTTGTTTTAATTTCGTTCTTTGTATTTTTCACGTCATGTGGCATTCGGGTGTCGTCCCTCGTGAAACCCTCAACTGTGGCATCTCCTATGTATCGTTTGCTTTATGTCGAACAAATCACTACATGGAATAATTCTACATAATGATCTGAACGACCTCTTGTGTACACGAACTTTTAACAAGTGTTATTATTATTAATGTATTTCTAGGACATAAGCAAGGCAATGTACTGTATTTGTTTTCAAGTTCCAGATTAATGCTCATTTGGATTTGAAACTATCGGTGTTCAAGTCAGTAGAATAAACCAAAGATATTAGGCCAGTTTGCGTCATACATACATTTGCTAGAGTGTTTTAGTCCCGGTACTAGCGATCCGAGACTAaagtgttgttctttagtcccggtttgccacaaccgggactaaagatcatcccagctttaaaaaaaataatgcctctcaCCGCTGCGCCCcctgagattcgaacccaagacctcatgcactgcctcgcgcggagcttaccaccccacctacacaacacatctaacaatggatgggatgcttttcttttgaactaacccatcggaggacctttagtcccggttggtgttatcaaccgggactaaagggtcctttagtccgggttggtgttaccaaccgggactaaagggtctacctttagtccaggttggt
Above is a genomic segment from Miscanthus floridulus cultivar M001 chromosome 3, ASM1932011v1, whole genome shotgun sequence containing:
- the LOC136545043 gene encoding uncharacterized protein isoform X2, whose translation is MSLPVSHADLCSDAVVEFVGGVTMQLWRSNALMVANAILVAIMVAASALGRRYRYAAVTRFLFQGASTLYLPIVSYVASSIGKESCSMSGGLDVFCHGRSYVALLLIWTVLVQIVGTNTSAVVAADDYHCGQNLSPLIQLLFRTVWTSYLVFYYAGRGFVTETSPYYTRLSSILFYKMLSQYLVVLCLLSLAKIMLMWYAFQKARKSFALGRNSHLIAGYMEKLQGDDESPLEAGLSPAPAVALCGHPNQMIPPFIVMGEDKQQIEETPHGYSIKQINASLVTVDMVWRMSATGDALLASQPWLKDLCLSFALSKLLTRRFAKAHIAESGSAKAFSFVLDVLLNNGSADRVFRVMADEISFILDFYYSSLPTSNFGRLLPILNFIVSLSVIGWCITGGAIISEHYSVHSHRNQIYCRPEPMSSCMFPPQYLNDGYRIAFGSIHFNTLPTLSLFAAVIVAEAWQIVSYLCSNWVKVTMLCHYMTHASWQESPRVQRWLGVLMKLRIRFRRSWSDHIGQRSLLPPSIGRQYACRTMMCRLFFCFSDQKMQYVKVPIEVKAAIVDALRRSNGTLTKGTAALDKHSSIIGNSLRWACEGQGTSDVILAWHIATGMVETSTCSSIRSSAANANRAVAMHLSRYCAYLVAEAPQLLPDNKEWSGKLYKTVSKDIKHAHVVGDAITMAARLGDRCEHEVVKMGLRLGKQLMELVQDDEDASWALLASFWSEIVLYVAPSDDLKAHKEAIAHGTELLTLIWALLAHAGITTRPSSTGNAA
- the LOC136545043 gene encoding uncharacterized protein isoform X1, which encodes MSLPVSHAADLCSDAVVEFVGGVTMQLWRSNALMVANAILVAIMVAASALGRRYRYAAVTRFLFQGASTLYLPIVSYVASSIGKESCSMSGGLDVFCHGRSYVALLLIWTVLVQIVGTNTSAVVAADDYHCGQNLSPLIQLLFRTVWTSYLVFYYAGRGFVTETSPYYTRLSSILFYKMLSQYLVVLCLLSLAKIMLMWYAFQKARKSFALGRNSHLIAGYMEKLQGDDESPLEAGLSPAPAVALCGHPNQMIPPFIVMGEDKQQIEETPHGYSIKQINASLVTVDMVWRMSATGDALLASQPWLKDLCLSFALSKLLTRRFAKAHIAESGSAKAFSFVLDVLLNNGSADRVFRVMADEISFILDFYYSSLPTSNFGRLLPILNFIVSLSVIGWCITGGAIISEHYSVHSHRNQIYCRPEPMSSCMFPPQYLNDGYRIAFGSIHFNTLPTLSLFAAVIVAEAWQIVSYLCSNWVKVTMLCHYMTHASWQESPRVQRWLGVLMKLRIRFRRSWSDHIGQRSLLPPSIGRQYACRTMMCRLFFCFSDQKMQYVKVPIEVKAAIVDALRRSNGTLTKGTAALDKHSSIIGNSLRWACEGQGTSDVILAWHIATGMVETSTCSSIRSSAANANRAVAMHLSRYCAYLVAEAPQLLPDNKEWSGKLYKTVSKDIKHAHVVGDAITMAARLGDRCEHEVVKMGLRLGKQLMELVQDDEDASWALLASFWSEIVLYVAPSDDLKAHKEAIAHGTELLTLIWALLAHAGITTRPSSTGNAA